The genomic segment CACTCCCATTGGGGGTCGGGTTTCTAGGGAAGGCAATCAACGTCGCCCCGGTTCCAGTTCTAAAGTCTCCACGCACCCACCCGGGCTCAGAGTCTCCTCAGACGCACAGGGTGCGGGTCATGATGCCCGGAACCGTCCTCCTGCTGCTCTCGGGGGCCCTGGCCCTGACCGAGACCTGGGCCGGTGAGTGCGGGGTCTGGAGGGAAATGGCCTCTGCGGGGAGGAGCGAGGGGACCGCAGGTGGGGGCGCAGGACCCGGGGAGCCGCGCGGGGAGGAGGGTCGGGCGGGTCTCAGCCTCTCCTCGCCCCCAGGCTCGCACTCCTTGAGGTATTTCAGCACCTCCGTGTCCCGGCCCGGCCGCGGGGAGCCCCGCTTCATCTCCGTGGGCTACGTGGACGACACGCAGTTCCTGCGGTTCGACAGCGACGCCGCGAGTCCGAGGATGGAGCCGCAGGCGCCGTGGGTGGAGCAGGAGGGGCCGGAGTATTGGGACCGGGAGACGCGGAACGCCGAGGGCCACGCACAGACTCACCGAGAGAACCTGCAGACCCTGCTCCGCTACTACAACCAGAGCGAGGCCGGTGAGTGGCCCCGGCCCGGGGCGCAGGTCAcggcccctccccatccccacgGACGACCCGGGTCGCCCCGAGTCCCTGGGTCCGAGATCCGCCCCGAGGCCGCGGGACCCGCCCAGACCTTTGACCGGAGAGAGCCCCAGGCGCGTTTACGCGGTTTTATTTTCAGTCGAGGCCAAAGTCTCAGCGGGTTGGTCGGGGCGGGGCGTGGCTCGGCGCGGGGCGTGGCTCGGCGGGCGGGGCTGACCGCGGGGGCGGGGCCAGGGTCTCACACCATCCAGAGGGTGTTTGGCTGCGACCTGGGGCCGGACGGGCGCCTCCTCCGCGGATATAACCAGCACGCCTACGATGGCAAGGATTACATTGCCCTGAACGAGGACCTGCGCTCCTGGACCGCGGCGGACACGGCGGCTCAGAACACCCAGCGCAAGTGGGAGGCGTGCGGTGAGGCGGAGGAGTGGAGCGTCTACCTGGAGGGCGAGTGCCTGGAGTGGCTCCGCAGACACCTGGAGAACGGGAAGGAGACGCTGCAGCGCGCGGGTACCCTGCAGGGGCTGTGGGGAGACTTCCCCGTCTCCTATAAATCTCCCGGGATGGCTTCCCATGAGGAGGGGAGGAAAATGGGATCAGCGCTAGAATGTCGCCCTCCCTTGAATAGAGAATGGCATGAGTTTccctgatttcctctgagggcCCCCTCTACTCTCTAGGACAATTAAGGGATGACGTCTCTGAGGACATGGAGGGGAAGACAGTCCCTAGAATACAGATCAGGGGTCCCCTTTGACTCCTGCAGCAGCCTTGGGCTTTGTGACTTTTTCCTCTCAGGCCTTGTTCTCTGCCTCACACTCAATGTGTTTGAAGGTCTGATTCCAGCTTTTCTGAGTCCCTCGGCCTCCACTCAGGTCAGGACCAGAAGTCCCTGTTCCTCCCTCAGAGACTAGAACTCTCCAAGGAATAGGAGATTATCCCAGATGCCTGTGTCCAGGCTGGTGTCTGGCTTCTgtgctcccttccccaccccaggtgTCCTGTTCATTCTCAGGGTGGTCACATGCGTGCTGCTGGAGTGTCCCATGAGAGATGCAAAGCGCCTGAATTTTCTGACTCTTCCCATCAGATCCCCCAAAGACACACGTGACCCACCACCCCATATCTGACCATGAGGCCACCCTGAGGTGCTGGGCCCTGGGCTTCTACCCTGCGGAGATCACACTGACCTGGCAGCGGGATGGGGAGGACCAAACTCAGGACACTGAGCTTGTGGAGACCAGGCCAGCAGGGGATGGAACCTTCCAGAAGTGGGCAGCTGTGGTGGTGTCTTCTGGAGAAGAGCAGAGATACACGTGCCATGTGCAGCACGAGGGGCTGCTGGAGCCCCTCACCCTGAGATGGGGTAAGGAGTGGGATGAAGGATCACGTCTCTCCTCAGTGAAAGTAGGAGCCCTTCTGGAGCCCTTCAGCAGGGTCAGGACCCCTcaccttcccctcctttcccagAGCCATCTTCCCAGTCCGCCATCCCCATCTTGGGCTTCGTTGCTGGCCTGGCTGTCCTAGCCTTTTTGGTCACTGGAGCTGTGGTCACTGCTGTGttgtggaggaggaagagctcAGGTAGGGAAGGGGTAAGGGGTGGAGTCTGGGTTTTCTCGTCCCACTGGGGGTTTCAAGCCCCAGGTAGAAGTGTGCCCCGCCTCATtagtgaaggggtggcctgcccctccacacctgtgggcgtttctcgttaggtggaaggagagacttgagaaaagaaatgagacacagagacaaagtatagagaaagaaaaagtgggcccagggtaccggcgctcagcatacagaggacccacatcggcaccggtctctgagttcccttggtatttattgataattatctttgccatcttaaagaaaaggaagtggcaggataataggatcattgtagggagaaagtcagcagtaagacatatgaataaagttctctgtgacatgaataagtttaaggaaaagtgctgtgccttgatatgcatatgcaaatatctccataaacctttttagtgcataaagagcagcattgcgctaGCAAATCCCGcctttcgccctaaggcggttttctcctttctcagtaaacagaacatatgATGGGGTTTTATACCCAGATGTTctattgcccagggacgggcaggagacagatgcttttctctatctcaactgccagcAACcaccaagaggccttctttcctcttgtactagtcctcctcagcacagacccttcacgggtgtcaggctgggggacgatcaggtctttcccttcccacgaggccatatttcagcctatcacatgggaagaaaccttggacaatacctagctttcctaggcagaggtccctgtgacctttggcagtgtgcgtatccctgggtacttgagattaagagaatggtgatgacttttaaccagcaagctgccttcaggcgcttgtttaacaaagcacaccctgcacagcccaaaatcctttaaaccttgagtcaccacagcacatgtctcttgcaaggacagggttgggggtagggtcacagattaacagcatctcaaatacagaacagaatggagtctcttatgtctacttctttctgtaTAGACACAGtcacagtctgatctttctttcttttccccacaattaTTGGGAAGCAGCATCCACACATGGGCCATCCCAGCCTGGGGTCCTGTGTGCCGGCACTTACTCTTTTGTGAAGCACATGTGACAATGAAGGACAATGTATCACCTTGATGGTTGTGGTGTTGGGGTCCACATTCCAGCATTCATGAGTCAGGGGAAGGTCCCTGCTAAGGACAGGCCTTAGGAGGGCCGTTGGTCCAGCACCCACCCCTGCTTTCCTGGTGTTTCCTGATTCTGCCCTGGGTCTGTAGTCACAGTTCCGAAAACTTCTCTCCGGTACAAGACTAGGAGGTTCCTTCCTCTAAGGTCTCGTGTCCCTGCCTCCTCCTTGTCCCCTCACAGAACATTTTCTTCCCACAGGTGGAAAAGGAGGGAGTTACTCTCAGGCTGTGTGTaagtggtgggggtgggagtgtggAGGAGCTCACCCATCCCGTAATTCCTCCTGTCCCATGTCTCCTGTGGGCTCTGACCAGATGCTGTTTTTGTTCTACCCCAGCCAGCGACAGTGACCAGGGCTCTGATGTGTCTCTCAGGGATTGTAAAGGTGAGATTCTTGGGGTCTGAAGTGGGTGGGCGTGGGGCAAAGGGGAAAGGACTGGGTTATGGGGCTTCTTTGATTGGGATGTTTCGAGTGTGTGGGGCACTGTTCAGAGTGTCATCACTTAACATGACTGACTTGGATTTGTTTATGACTATTGTTTTCTGTAGCCTGAGACAGCTGCCTTGTGTGAGACTGAGATGCAAGATTTCTTCAGGCCTTTCCTTTGTGACTTCAAGAGCATCTGGCAAAGGCATCTGAATGTGTCTGCATCTCTATTAGCATAATGTGAGGAGGTGGAGAGACTGCCCACCCCCGTGTCCACCGTGACCCCTGTTCCCACACTGACCTGTGTTCCCTCCCCAGTTACCCTTCCTGTTCCAGAGAGGTGGGGCTGGATGTCTCCATGTCTGTCTCAACTTCATGGTACACAGAGCTGCAACCTCTTACTTCCCTACTGAAAATGAGAATCTgaatagaaatttgttttctcaaatattttccatGAGAGGTTGATGGGTTAATTAAATAAGTCAATTCCTAGAATTTGAGAGAGGAAATAAAGACCTGAGAACCTTCCAGAATCCGTGTGTTAGTTGTGCTGAGTTTGTTGCAGGTGGGGGTGGAGAAGGCTGTGAGGAGCCAAGTGTGGATGGGGCCTGTGTCCAGTTGCTGTTCAGTCCATCAGGGGCTTTATGTGGTCAGTCCTCAGCTGGGTGACCTTCACTGTTCCATTGTTCTTGTCCCTTCAGTGGAAACTTGTCCAGCAGAACTGTGACCACAGAGGCTCACACATCACCCAGGGTGACTCCTGCACACAGGAGTCTCTGTGCTTTCTGAGACAAGTTTTCAGACCCATTCAGCTCCCGCCCTCCTTCTAGGGCTccttttctgctctgatctcctgccctctctccctgccctcGTTCCAGTGATCTTGGTGCTGGCTCCAATATCAACTCATGAATCTAAAGCATAATCTAATTTAGATTTATATTTGTTTGTGAAATTGGACCCATCATCAAGGACTGTTCTTTCCTGAAGAGAGAAACCTGATTGTGTGCTGCAGTGtgcaggtggggagagggggttcgtgtgggaggagggatgggggagggaggacaCACAAGCAGCACTGTTGAGAAAAGCACAGGCAGCCTCAGTGTCAGTGTGAGGGGACCTTGTGCTGTAGCTACCACAAAATAGCATTTGGCCTGAGGCTATGTTAATAATAAAGATATTGCCTTTAGAATAGGGAGGTGCTCTACAGTGATCATTCATTCAACTGACCTTTGTTTTCTGTCAGACATAGGACAGAGTGGTTCTGCATCTGGGGAACATCACtgaagtaaaatgagaaaaatctctGACCTTGTGGAGCATGTGTTCCAGTGGGAAGACGCAGATGATAGATACCTGATAACCAGAGCAAGGAAAGAAAGTGCTAGAAGGTGGTAAGTGCTGTGAGGCATGTGATCCAGGGTGTAGGCAGTGGGGACAGGGAAGGTGGCTGTTGTGCTAGGTGGTCTTTGTGTGCCTTGTTGCAAAGATGACCTTTGAGGAAAGATTTGAGGGACATGAGTTGTCCACGAGGATGTCTGCGGAAGTTCTTTCCAGGCAGAGGATCCTCCGGTTCTAATGTACTGGGGCAGGAAGGTGTCTGTGTTCCCAGAAGAGCAAGGAGGCCAGGAGGGCTGGACAGAG from the Macaca mulatta isolate MMU2019108-1 chromosome 4, T2T-MMU8v2.0, whole genome shotgun sequence genome contains:
- the LOC719250 gene encoding class I histocompatibility antigen, Gogo-B*0101 alpha chain isoform X8, giving the protein MMPGTVLLLLSGALALTETWAGSHSLRYFSTSVSRPGRGEPRFISVGYVDDTQFLRFDSDAASPRMEPQAPWVEQEGPEYWDRETRNAEGHAQTHRENLQTLLRYYNQSEAGSHTIQRVFGCDLGPDGRLLRGYNQHAYDGKDYIALNEDLRSWTAADTAAQNTQRKWEACGEAEEWSVYLEGECLEWLRRHLENGKETLQRADPPKTHVTHHPISDHEATLRCWALGFYPAEITLTWQRDGEDQTQDTELVETRPAGDGTFQKWAAVVVSSGEEQRYTCHVQHEGLLEPLTLRWEPSSQSAIPILGFVAGLAVLAFLVTGAVVTAVLWRRKSSGGKGGSYSQAVCNDSDQGSDVSLRDCKA
- the LOC719250 gene encoding class I histocompatibility antigen, Gogo-B*0101 alpha chain isoform X11; amino-acid sequence: MMPGTVLLLLSGALALTETWAGSHSLRYFSTSVSRPGRGEPRFISVGYVDDTQFLRFDSDAASPRMEPQAPWVEQEGPEYWDRETRNAEGHAQTHRENLQTLLRYYNQSEAGSHTIQRVFGCDLGPDGRLLRGYNQHAYDGKDYIALNEDLRSWTAADTAAQNTQRKWEACGEAEEWSVYLEGECLEWLRRHLENGKETLQRADPPKTHVTHHPISDHEATLRCWALGFYPAEITLTWQRDGEDQTQDTELVETRPAGDGTFQKWAAVVVSSGEEQRYTCHVQHEGLLEPLTLRWEPSSQSAIPILGFVAGLAVLAFLVTGAVVTAVLWRRKSSGGKGGSYSQAVSSDSDQGSDVSLRDCKGEILGLPCVRLRCKISSGLSFVTSRASGKGI
- the LOC719250 gene encoding class I histocompatibility antigen, Gogo-B*0101 alpha chain isoform X7, with the translated sequence MMPGTVLLLLSGALALTETWAGSHSLRYFSTSVSRPGRGEPRFISVGYVDDTQFLRFDSDAASPRMEPQAPWVEQEGPEYWDRETRNAEGHAQTHRENLQTLLRYYNQSEAGSHTIQRVFGCDLGPDGRLLRGYNQHAYDGKDYIALNEDLRSWTAADTAAQNTQRKWEACGEAEEWSVYLEGECLEWLRRHLENGKETLQRADPPKTHVTHHPISDHEATLRCWALGFYPAEITLTWQRDGEDQTQDTELVETRPAGDGTFQKWAAVVVSSGEEQRYTCHVQHEGLLEPLTLRWEPSSQSAIPILGFVAGLAVLAFLVTGAVVTAVLWRRKSSGGKGGSYSQAVSSDSDQGSDVSLRDCKA
- the LOC719250 gene encoding class I histocompatibility antigen, Gogo-B*0101 alpha chain isoform X2; its protein translation is MMPGTVLLLLSGALALTETWAGECGVWREMASAGRSEGTAGGGAGPGEPRGEEGRAGLSLSSPPGSHSLRYFSTSVSRPGRGEPRFISVGYVDDTQFLRFDSDAASPRMEPQAPWVEQEGPEYWDRETRNAEGHAQTHRENLQTLLRYYNQSEAGSHTIQRVFGCDLGPDGRLLRGYNQHAYDGKDYIALNEDLRSWTAADTAAQNTQRKWEACGEAEEWSVYLEGECLEWLRRHLENGKETLQRADPPKTHVTHHPISDHEATLRCWALGFYPAEITLTWQRDGEDQTQDTELVETRPAGDGTFQKWAAVVVSSGEEQRYTCHVQHEGLLEPLTLRWEPSSQSAIPILGFVAGLAVLAFLVTGAVVTAVLWRRKSSGGKGGSYSQAVSSDSDQGSDVSLRDCKA
- the LOC719250 gene encoding class I histocompatibility antigen, Gogo-B*0101 alpha chain isoform X5, translated to MMPGTVLLLLSGALALTETWAGECGVWREMASAGRSEGTAGGGAGPGEPRGEEGRAGLSLSSPPGSHSLRYFSTSVSRPGRGEPRFISVGYVDDTQFLRFDSDAASPRMEPQAPWVEQEGPEYWDRETRNAEGHAQTHRENLQTLLRYYNQSEAGSHTIQRVFGCDLGPDGRLLRGYNQHAYDGKDYIALNEDLRSWTAADTAAQNTQRKWEACGEAEEWSVYLEGECLEWLRRHLENGKETLQRADPPKTHVTHHPISDHEATLRCWALGFYPAEITLTWQRDGEDQTQDTELVETRPAGDGTFQKWAAVVVSSGEEQRYTCHVQHEGLLEPLTLRWEPSSQSAIPILGFVAGLAVLAFLVTGAVVTAVLWRRKSSASDSDQGSDVSLRDCKA
- the LOC719250 gene encoding class I histocompatibility antigen, Gogo-B*0101 alpha chain isoform X6, with protein sequence MMPGTVLLLLSGALALTETWAGECGVWREMASAGRSEGTAGGGAGPGEPRGEEGRAGLSLSSPPGSHSLRYFSTSVSRPGRGEPRFISVGYVDDTQFLRFDSDAASPRMEPQAPWVEQEGPEYWDRETRNAEGHAQTHRENLQTLLRYYNQSEAGSHTIQRVFGCDLGPDGRLLRGYNQHAYDGKDYIALNEDLRSWTAADTAAQNTQRKWEACGEAEEWSVYLEGECLEWLRRHLENGKETLQRADPPKTHVTHHPISDHEATLRCWALGFYPAEITLTWQRDGEDQTQDTELVETRPAGDGTFQKWAAVVVSSGEEQRYTCHVQHEGLLEPLTLRWEPSSQSAIPILGFVAGLAVLAFLVTGAVVTAVLWRRKSSGGRRDLRKEMRHRDKV
- the LOC719250 gene encoding class I histocompatibility antigen, Gogo-B*0101 alpha chain isoform X1 yields the protein MMPGTVLLLLSGALALTETWAGSHSLRYFSTSVSRPGRGEPRFISVGYVDDTQFLRFDSDAASPRMEPQAPWVEQEGPEYWDRETRNAEGHAQTHRENLQTLLRYYNQSEAGSHTIQRVFGCDLGPDGRLLRGYNQHAYDGKDYIALNEDLRSWTAADTAAQNTQRKWEACGEAEEWSVYLEGECLEWLRRHLENGKETLQRADPPKTHVTHHPISDHEATLRCWALGFYPAEITLTWQRDGEDQTQDTELVETRPAGDGTFQKWAAVVVSSGEEQRYTCHVQHEGLLEPLTLRWEPSSQSAIPILGFVAGLAVLAFLVTGAVVTAVLWRRKSSGGKGGSYSQAVCKWWGWECGGAHPSRNSSCPMSPVGSDQMLFLFYPSQRQ
- the LOC719250 gene encoding class I histocompatibility antigen, Gogo-B*0101 alpha chain isoform X9, whose protein sequence is MMPGTVLLLLSGALALTETWAGSHSLRYFSTSVSRPGRGEPRFISVGYVDDTQFLRFDSDAASPRMEPQAPWVEQEGPEYWDRETRNAEGHAQTHRENLQTLLRYYNQSEAGSHTIQRVFGCDLGPDGRLLRGYNQHAYDGKDYIALNEDLRSWTAADTAAQNTQRKWEACGEAEEWSVYLEGECLEWLRRHLENGKETLQRADPPKTHVTHHPISDHEATLRCWALGFYPAEITLTWQRDGEDQTQDTELVETRPAGDGTFQKWAAVVVSSGEEQRYTCHVQHEGLLEPLTLRWEPSSQSAIPILGFVAGLAVLAFLVTGAVVTAVLWRRKSSGREGVRASDSDQGSDVSLRDCKA
- the LOC719250 gene encoding class I histocompatibility antigen, Gogo-B*0101 alpha chain isoform X3; the encoded protein is MMPGTVLLLLSGALALTETWAGECGVWREMASAGRSEGTAGGGAGPGEPRGEEGRAGLSLSSPPGSHSLRYFSTSVSRPGRGEPRFISVGYVDDTQFLRFDSDAASPRMEPQAPWVEQEGPEYWDRETRNAEGHAQTHRENLQTLLRYYNQSEAGSHTIQRVFGCDLGPDGRLLRGYNQHAYDGKDYIALNEDLRSWTAADTAAQNTQRKWEACGEAEEWSVYLEGECLEWLRRHLENGKETLQRADPPKTHVTHHPISDHEATLRCWALGFYPAEITLTWQRDGEDQTQDTELVETRPAGDGTFQKWAAVVVSSGEEQRYTCHVQHEGLLEPLTLRWEPSSQSAIPILGFVAGLAVLAFLVTGAVVTAVLWRRKSSGREGVRASDSDQGSDVSLRDCKA
- the LOC719250 gene encoding class I histocompatibility antigen, Gogo-B*0101 alpha chain isoform X10, with protein sequence MMPGTVLLLLSGALALTETWAGECGVWREMASAGRSEGTAGGGAGPGEPRGEEGRAGLSLSSPPGSHSLRYFSTSVSRPGRGEPRFISVGYVDDTQFLRFDSDAASPRMEPQAPWVEQEGPEYWDRETRNAEGHAQTHRENLQTLLRYYNQSEAGSHTIQRVFGCDLGPDGRLLRGYNQHAYDGKDYIALNEDLRSWTAADTAAQNTQRKWEACGEAEEWSVYLEGECLEWLRRHLENGKETLQRADPPKTHVTHHPISDHEATLRCWALGFYPAEITLTWQRDGEDQTQDTELVETRPAGDGTFQKWAAVVVSSGEEQRYTCHVQHEGLLEPLTLRWGGKGGSYSQAVSSDSDQGSDVSLRDCKA
- the LOC719250 gene encoding class I histocompatibility antigen, Gogo-B*0101 alpha chain isoform X4 translates to MMPGTVLLLLSGALALTETWAGECGVWREMASAGRSEGTAGGGAGPGEPRGEEGRAGLSLSSPPGSHSLRYFSTSVSRPGRGEPRFISVGYVDDTQFLRFDSDAASPRMEPQAPWVEQEGPEYWDRETRNAEGHAQTHRENLQTLLRYYNQSEAGSHTIQRVFGCDLGPDGRLLRGYNQHAYDGKDYIALNEDLRSWTAADTAAQNTQRKWEACGEAEEWSVYLEGECLEWLRRHLENGKETLQRADPPKTHVTHHPISDHEATLRCWALGFYPAEITLTWQRDGEDQTQDTELVETRPAGDGTFQKWAAVVVSSGEEQRYTCHVQHEGLLEPLTLRWEPSSQSAIPILGFVAGLAVLAFLVTGAVVTAVLWRRKSSGREGVRDAVFVLPQPATVTRALMCLSGIVKPETAALCETEMQDFFRPFLCDFKSIWQRHLNVSASLLA